A single genomic interval of Piliocolobus tephrosceles isolate RC106 chromosome 7, ASM277652v3, whole genome shotgun sequence harbors:
- the ST3GAL1 gene encoding CMP-N-acetylneuraminate-beta-galactosamide-alpha-2,3-sialyltransferase 1: MVTLRKRTLKVLTFLVLFIFLTSFFLNYSHTMVATTWFPKQMVLELSENLKRLIKHRPCTCTHCIGQHKLSVWFDERFNQTVQPLLTAQNALLEDDTYRWWLRLQREKKPNNLNDTIKELFRVVPGNVDPMLEKRSVGCRRCAVVGNSGNLRESSYGPEIDRHDFVLRMNKAPTAGFEADVGTKTTHHLVYPESFRELGDNVSMILVPFKTIDLEWVVSATTTGTISHTYVPVPAKIRVKQDKILIYHPAFIKYVFDSWLQGHGRYPSTGILSVIFSMHVCDEVDLYGFGADSKGNWHHYWENNPSAGAFRKTGVHDADFESNVTATLASINKIRIFKGR, from the exons ATGGTGACCCTGCGGAAGAGGACCCTGAAGGTGCTCACCTTCCTCGTGCTCTTCATCTTCCTCACCTCCTTCTTCCTGAACTACTCCCACACCATGGTGGCCACCACCTGGTTCCCCAAGCAGATGGTCCTGGAGCTCTCCGAGAACCTGAAGAGGCTGATCAAGCACAGGCCCTGCACCTGCACCCACTGCATCGGGCAGCACAAGCTCTCGGTCTGGTTCGATGAGAGGTTCAACCAGACTGTGCAGCCGCTGCTGACCGCCCAGAATGCGCTCTTGGAGGACGACACCTACCGATGGTGGCTG AGGCTCCAGCGGGAGAAGAAGCCCAATAACTTGAACGACACCATCAAGGAGCTGTTCAGAGTGGTGCCTGGGAACGTGGACCCCATGCTGGAGAAGAGGTCGGTGGGCTGCCGGCGCTGTGCCGTTGTGGGCAACTCAGGCAACCTGAGGGAGTCTTCTTATGGGCCTGAGATAGACAGGCACGACTTTGTGCTCAG GATGAACAAGGCGCCCACGGCAGGGTTTGAGGCTGATGTTGGGACGAAGACCACCCACCATCTGGTGTACCCTGAGAGCTTCCGGGAGCTGGGAGACAATGTCAGCATGATCCTGGTGCCCTTTAAGACCATCGACTTGGAGTGGGTGGTGAGCGCCACCACCACAGGCACCATTTCCCA CACCTACGTCCCGGTTCCTGCCAAGATCAGAGTGAAACAGGATAAG ATCCTGATCTACCACCCGGCCTTCATCAAGTATGTCTTTGACAGCTGGCTGCAAGGGCACGGGCGGTACCCATCTACTGGCATCCTCTCGGTCATCTTCTCAATGCACGTCTGCGATGAG GTGGACCTGTATGGCTTCGGGGCAGACAGCAAAGGGAACTGGCACCACTACTGGGAAAACAACCCGTCCGCCGGGGCTTTTCGCAAGACGGGGGTGCATGACGCAGACTTCGAGTCTAACGTGacggccaccttggcctccatcAATAAAATCCGCATCTTCAAGGGGAGATGA